CTGCGTGCTGTCGTTGATGCTCGTGGTGCGTCCGATTGGCGTGGGTTTGGCCACCATCGGGCTGCCCTTCAAGCTTGAGCAACGGCTGTTTCTGGGTTGGCTAGCTCCTCGAGGCATCGTTACCGCTGCGGTGGCCTCTCTTTTCGCTATCCGTTTGGAGCAGGCCGGAATCCTTGGGGCTGGACGCCTTCAGGGGTTGGTGTTCCTGACCATCCTGATGACGGTTGGCCTCCAGGGCCTCACAGCCCAGCCCTTGGCTCGGGCTCTTGGCCTGGTTAAAACCGACGATGACGAACCTGCCTCAGCCGAGGCAGCGGCGCAGACGCGGCAGGTCCTCACCGATTCGGGCCAGCAGTGACCATGTGGTAATTAGGTCGGGGCCTTGAAGACGCCCAAGCAGAGCGGCGCGCAGGGATTTCATCACAACCCCTTTCTTCACACCGGCTGCTTTGGCGGCATCCCCCAGCCAAGCCTTGGCTTGATCGATGTCACTGCCATCCCAAGGGTTGTTTTCGAGCCGCTGTATCAGGTCGGCAAGGGCTGTTTGAGCTCCCTCGACGGCCAGTTGCTCGACAGCATCCTCCTGGAGGTCAGGACAATCAAAGAATGGTTCCGCTTGGTCGACGCCATCTTTGAGCAAGGTGAGGGATGGCCCCAGCAAGGCACAGAGGTCGAGGCACCAGCTGGTGTCGCTGGGAGTGGTCCAACCGCGCTCGGCCCAAAGAGGCGTCAGTTCTTCCAGGAGCTTTCCTGCGGTCCAGCCATGCAGAACCTGGGCATTCAGCCAGTTGAGCTTGTCCCAGTCGAAACGCGCACCGGCTTTGTTGACGCGGTCGAAACCAAAGACGGCTGCGGCCTCACTCAAGCTGAATCGTTCCTCCATGCCCTCCGGCACGGACCACCCCAGCAAGGTCATGTAGTTGGCGATGGCGTCAGGGGTGTAGCCCATGGCGCGGAAGTCGTTGATGGAGGTCACCCCATCCCGTTTGGAGAGCTTGCGTCCCTCGGCATTGAGGATGAGAGGAGCGTGGGCAAAGGTGGGCAATGTCAGGCCAAGCGCTTCGTAGAGGAGCAGTTGCTTGGCGGTGTTGGCAATGTGATCTTCACCGCGGATCACATGGGTGATCTCCATCGCGGCGTCATCGACCACCACAACAAGGTTGTATAAGGGATCGCCGATTTGATCGGCCGGAGCACGACGGGCAATCACCATGTCTCCGCCAAGGTCAGAGCCTCGCCAGCTCATGGCCCCACGCACCAGATCATTCCAGCGAATTTCGGCAGCGTCATCAATGCGAAAGCGGATCACCGCTTCACGGCCTTCTGCCTGAAATGCCTGCTCCTGCTCGGGCGTCAGAGTCCTGTGGCGGTTGTCGTAGCGCGGAGCTTGATTGGCCGCTTTCTGCGCATCGCGCATGGCCGTGAGTTCCGTTTCGCTGGCGTAGCAGCGGTAGGCCAACCCCCGATCGAGCAGGGTCTGTATCGCTTCA
This is a stretch of genomic DNA from Synechococcus sp. MU1617. It encodes these proteins:
- the gltX gene encoding glutamate--tRNA ligase encodes the protein MVRVRLAPSPTGTLHIGTARTAVFNWLYAKHEQGAFVLRIEDTDKERSKPEYTQNILEGLQWLGINWDEEPVIQSERVTQHREAIQTLLDRGLAYRCYASETELTAMRDAQKAANQAPRYDNRHRTLTPEQEQAFQAEGREAVIRFRIDDAAEIRWNDLVRGAMSWRGSDLGGDMVIARRAPADQIGDPLYNLVVVVDDAAMEITHVIRGEDHIANTAKQLLLYEALGLTLPTFAHAPLILNAEGRKLSKRDGVTSINDFRAMGYTPDAIANYMTLLGWSVPEGMEERFSLSEAAAVFGFDRVNKAGARFDWDKLNWLNAQVLHGWTAGKLLEELTPLWAERGWTTPSDTSWCLDLCALLGPSLTLLKDGVDQAEPFFDCPDLQEDAVEQLAVEGAQTALADLIQRLENNPWDGSDIDQAKAWLGDAAKAAGVKKGVVMKSLRAALLGRLQGPDLITTWSLLARIGEDLPRLRRCLG